The following coding sequences lie in one Apium graveolens cultivar Ventura chromosome 1, ASM990537v1, whole genome shotgun sequence genomic window:
- the LOC141707382 gene encoding uncharacterized protein LOC141707382: MTTQNHFSFSDMQNLLFIHPSDGPLSISVSKLQGASDYRSWKRSLEIQLSSKRKLGFVNGTVTRSTNDETQAAQWDTCNDLVISRLHNNVSKNIKQSILFINSAHDVWLHLEKRFMLTNGSRKYKLTRDLFSLKQNKMKINDYFTTLSSLWEEIDSINTLPIVTPTADDIAKFMTTLQSQKAESKNSSFSMG; the protein is encoded by the coding sequence ATGACTACTCAAAATCATTTCTCCTTTTCTGATATGCAAAACCTACTATTTATTCATCCCTCTGATGGACCTCTGTCTATTAGTGTGTCAAAGCTGCAAGGGGCGAGTGACTACAGGTCATGGAAACGTTCTCTTGAGATCCAGCTTTCATCGAAGAGGAAATTGGGATTTGTCAATGGGACTGTCACACGCAGCACCAATGATGAGACACAAGCCGCTCAATGGGACACCTGCAATGATTTGGTAATATCCCGGCTTCATAACAATGTCTCTAAAAATATCAAGCAGTCTATTCTCTTTATAAATTCTGCTCATGATGTGTGGCTTCACCTAGAAAAACGTTTTATGCTAACTAATGGGTCTCGAAAGTATAAACTCACTCGAGATCTATTTTCCCTCAAACAAAACAAAATGAAGATAAATGATTATTTCACTACTCTTAGTAGTCTCTGGGAAGAAATAGACTCTATTAACACTCTACCTATTGTGACCCCTACTGCTGACGATATTGCAAAGTTTATGACAACTCTTCAGTCCCAAAAAGCTGAGTCTAAAAATTCCAGTTTCTCAATGGGTTAG